Proteins from a genomic interval of Stenotrophomonas maltophilia R551-3:
- a CDS encoding M20 family metallopeptidase: MDSAKLGQFVNDKWDSEIVPQLVDYIRIPNKSPMFDANWVQNGYMEQAVTLMENWAKAQQLPGLKVEVVRLEGRTPLIFLEIPATGAETGDDTILLYGHLDKQPEMTGWDDDLGPWTPVLRGDKLYGRGGADDGYAIFGSLAAVLALQAQGLPHARCVVLIEACEESGSYDLPAYVDHLADRIGKPSLVVCLDSGCANYDQLWCTTSLRGLTGGNFTVKVLNEGVHSGDASGVVPSSFRLLRQLLSRIEDQDTGRILIDGMNVEIPAERQAQAKRAAEVVDTEIFEKFPMVDGLRPMNEDLTELVLNRTWRPALSVTGVGGMPALESAGNVLRPQTSVKLSLRLPPTADGKTCGELLKEALLRDPPNGAQVTLDLEKASTGWNAPAMAPWLTKAIDDASQAFFGKPAMYMGEGGSIPFMGMLGEKFPGAQFMITGVLGPHSNAHGPNEFLHIPMGKKVTSCVSKVISEHYAASLRGETSGSPVAADSGTRHGDHGCC; this comes from the coding sequence ATGGACAGCGCCAAGCTCGGCCAATTCGTCAATGACAAGTGGGACAGCGAAATCGTCCCGCAGTTGGTCGACTACATCCGCATTCCCAACAAGTCGCCGATGTTCGACGCCAATTGGGTGCAGAACGGCTACATGGAACAGGCGGTCACGCTGATGGAGAACTGGGCCAAGGCCCAGCAGCTGCCCGGCCTGAAGGTTGAAGTGGTGCGCCTGGAAGGCCGTACCCCGCTGATCTTCCTGGAAATTCCGGCTACCGGCGCCGAAACCGGCGACGACACCATCCTGCTCTACGGCCACCTGGACAAGCAGCCGGAAATGACCGGCTGGGACGACGACCTCGGCCCGTGGACCCCGGTCCTGCGCGGCGACAAGCTGTATGGCCGCGGCGGTGCGGACGATGGCTACGCCATCTTCGGCTCGCTGGCCGCGGTGCTGGCACTGCAGGCCCAGGGCCTGCCGCATGCCCGCTGCGTGGTGCTGATCGAGGCCTGTGAAGAATCGGGCAGCTACGACCTGCCGGCCTACGTCGACCACCTGGCCGACCGCATCGGCAAGCCGTCGCTGGTAGTCTGCCTGGATTCGGGCTGCGCCAACTACGACCAGCTGTGGTGCACCACCTCGCTGCGCGGCCTGACCGGCGGCAACTTCACCGTGAAGGTGCTCAACGAAGGCGTGCATTCCGGCGATGCCTCCGGCGTTGTGCCGTCCAGCTTCCGCCTGCTGCGCCAGCTGCTGTCGCGCATCGAGGACCAGGACACCGGCCGCATCCTGATCGATGGCATGAACGTTGAAATTCCGGCCGAGCGCCAGGCGCAGGCCAAGCGCGCCGCCGAAGTGGTCGATACCGAGATCTTCGAGAAGTTCCCGATGGTCGACGGCCTGCGCCCGATGAACGAGGACCTGACCGAGCTGGTGCTCAACCGCACCTGGCGCCCGGCGCTGTCGGTCACCGGCGTGGGTGGCATGCCGGCGCTGGAATCGGCCGGCAACGTGCTGCGCCCGCAGACGTCGGTGAAGCTGTCGCTTCGCCTGCCGCCGACTGCCGATGGCAAGACCTGCGGCGAACTGCTGAAGGAAGCGCTGCTACGCGATCCGCCGAACGGCGCACAGGTCACCCTGGACCTGGAAAAGGCCTCCACCGGCTGGAATGCTCCGGCGATGGCGCCGTGGCTGACCAAGGCGATCGACGACGCCAGCCAGGCCTTCTTCGGCAAGCCGGCGATGTACATGGGCGAAGGCGGCTCGATCCCGTTCATGGGCATGCTCGGCGAGAAATTCCCGGGCGCACAGTTCATGATCACCGGCGTGCTCGGCCCGCACTCCAACGCGCACGGCCCGAACGAGTTCCTGCACATCCCGATGGGCAAGAAGGTCACGTCCTGCGTGTCCAAGGTGATCAGCGAGCACTACGCCGCCAGCCTGCGTGGCGAGACCAGCGGTTCGCCGGTGGCTGCCGACAGCGGCACCCGCCACGGCGACCACGGCTGCTGCTGA
- a CDS encoding ComEA family DNA-binding protein — translation MPWSVVLRALVLVVWIAGAHAAEPIDINRADAQALQQGLTMVGAAKAEAIVEHRRRHGPFHRVEDLTQVKGIGKAIVERNRQRITVGNRLLPADPVPGSVPVRTVPRR, via the coding sequence GTGCCTTGGAGTGTCGTGTTGAGGGCACTGGTGCTGGTCGTGTGGATCGCTGGGGCGCATGCCGCCGAACCGATCGACATCAACCGCGCCGATGCCCAAGCGCTGCAGCAGGGATTGACGATGGTCGGAGCCGCCAAGGCCGAGGCGATCGTCGAGCACCGGCGCAGACACGGCCCGTTTCATCGCGTCGAGGACCTGACGCAGGTGAAGGGGATAGGGAAAGCAATCGTCGAACGGAATCGACAGCGGATCACCGTAGGCAACAGGTTGTTGCCGGCGGATCCGGTACCTGGATCGGTACCGGTGCGAACCGTACCGAGGCGCTGA
- a CDS encoding aminoglycoside phosphotransferase family protein, translating to MTEPASDPQRSAQRLRWARTQLDDGNAVVERASVDAGMRSYWRTTSTRGSHIVMDAPPGLEDPRPWLHMHGLLHDNGLRVPALLAQDLDVGFLLLEDLGGPTLAKILDERNADEWFGRSIEQLLRLQAIPVPAGFGQFGEALLQRDAGLFDEWFLQRHLHLELDCGELEGLQLVHRRLMDNALGQAQLLTHRDYMPRNLMPVDDGPAVLDFQDLVRGPIAYDAVSLFKDAFLSWPLQRVDEWLAQYHERARAAGLPVPERAIFLRDADWMGIQRHVKILGLFCRLRYRDNKGHYLDDAPRFINYLDEVLPRYRELAPLQQLLEHRIKPALAELAAPMRVAR from the coding sequence ATGACCGAACCCGCCTCCGATCCCCAGCGCAGCGCGCAGCGCCTGCGGTGGGCCCGTACCCAGCTTGACGACGGCAACGCCGTGGTCGAGCGCGCTTCGGTAGATGCCGGCATGCGCAGCTACTGGCGCACCACCAGCACGCGCGGCAGCCACATCGTGATGGACGCCCCCCCGGGGCTGGAAGATCCGCGGCCGTGGCTGCACATGCACGGCCTGCTGCACGACAACGGCCTGCGCGTGCCCGCGCTGCTGGCGCAGGACCTCGATGTTGGCTTCCTGCTGCTGGAAGATCTCGGCGGCCCGACCCTGGCGAAGATCCTCGACGAGCGCAACGCCGATGAATGGTTCGGTCGCTCGATCGAACAGTTGCTGCGCCTGCAGGCGATTCCGGTACCCGCCGGCTTCGGCCAGTTCGGCGAGGCGCTGCTGCAGCGTGATGCCGGCCTGTTCGACGAATGGTTCCTGCAGCGCCACCTCCACCTGGAGCTGGACTGCGGCGAGCTCGAAGGCCTGCAGCTGGTACACCGCCGGTTGATGGACAACGCCCTGGGCCAGGCGCAGCTGCTGACCCATCGCGATTACATGCCGCGCAACCTGATGCCGGTCGACGACGGTCCGGCGGTGCTGGATTTCCAGGACCTGGTGCGTGGCCCGATCGCCTACGACGCGGTGAGCCTGTTCAAGGACGCGTTCCTGAGCTGGCCGCTGCAGCGCGTGGACGAGTGGCTGGCGCAGTACCACGAGCGCGCCCGCGCCGCCGGCCTGCCGGTACCCGAACGCGCCATCTTCCTGCGCGATGCCGACTGGATGGGCATCCAGCGCCACGTGAAGATCCTCGGTCTGTTCTGTCGCCTGCGCTACCGCGACAACAAGGGCCATTACCTGGACGACGCGCCGCGCTTCATCAACTATCTGGACGAAGTGCTGCCGCGCTACCGCGAGCTGGCACCGCTGCAGCAACTGCTGGAACACCGCATCAAGCCGGCGCTGGCCGAGCTGGCCGCACCGATGCGCGTGGCCCGATGA
- a CDS encoding L,D-transpeptidase, with amino-acid sequence MLPHRPTTLMLALALALPPLAHAAAPTSAAKPAAAAASSAEVRGPTDLKPGEYLWHPEISPTGPIVLVVSLDEQRAYVYRNGIAIGLTTISSGKAGHETPTGVFTILQKDKDHKSNLYNSAPMPYMQRLTWDGIALHGGSLPGHPASHGCVRLPQAFAQKLFSETQRGDTVVVADAKSSPMTLAYPSVLAPVNARGQALPETEGGAPAQAWWNDSAAPAGQVGILVSLHDQRLYVLRDGVMIGESPLKADALPAFQGTTLFVMGQGYSDTPSPLDVNQRLHQWTAYPLLGQDRAQATPDLLATPSLPMALPADFARQLYQVLVPGTTLLVTSLPAVRPSPAESGMQPVLESEPPGSTLKGN; translated from the coding sequence ATGCTTCCGCACCGCCCCACGACCCTGATGCTCGCCCTTGCACTGGCGCTGCCGCCGCTGGCCCATGCCGCTGCGCCGACGTCGGCTGCCAAACCAGCAGCTGCCGCAGCCAGCAGCGCCGAAGTGCGCGGACCGACCGACCTGAAGCCGGGCGAGTACCTGTGGCATCCGGAAATCTCGCCGACCGGCCCGATCGTGCTGGTGGTCAGCCTCGATGAACAGCGCGCCTACGTGTACCGCAACGGCATCGCGATCGGCCTGACCACGATCAGCTCGGGCAAGGCCGGGCACGAGACGCCAACGGGTGTGTTCACCATCCTGCAGAAGGACAAGGACCACAAGTCCAACCTCTACAACAGCGCGCCGATGCCGTACATGCAGCGGCTGACCTGGGACGGCATCGCCCTGCATGGCGGCAGCCTGCCCGGGCACCCGGCCTCGCACGGCTGCGTGCGGCTGCCGCAGGCTTTCGCGCAGAAGCTGTTCAGTGAAACCCAGCGCGGCGACACCGTGGTCGTGGCCGATGCCAAGAGCTCGCCGATGACGCTGGCCTATCCGTCGGTGCTGGCGCCGGTCAACGCGCGTGGCCAGGCCCTGCCGGAGACCGAGGGCGGGGCGCCGGCGCAGGCCTGGTGGAACGACAGCGCGGCGCCGGCGGGGCAGGTCGGCATCCTGGTCAGCCTGCACGACCAGCGCCTGTACGTGCTGCGCGATGGTGTGATGATCGGCGAGTCGCCGTTGAAGGCCGACGCGCTGCCAGCGTTCCAGGGCACCACCTTGTTTGTGATGGGGCAGGGTTACAGCGACACCCCCAGCCCGCTGGACGTGAACCAGCGCCTGCACCAGTGGACGGCCTATCCGCTGCTGGGCCAGGACCGTGCCCAGGCCACCCCGGACCTGCTGGCCACGCCCTCGCTGCCGATGGCGCTGCCGGCCGATTTCGCCCGCCAGCTGTACCAGGTGCTGGTGCCGGGCACGACCCTGCTGGTGACCTCGCTGCCGGCGGTCCGCCCAAGCCCGGCTGAATCCGGAATGCAGCCGGTCTTGGAATCCGAGCCGCCAGGGTCCACCCTCAAGGGCAACTGA
- a CDS encoding GlsB/YeaQ/YmgE family stress response membrane protein, which yields MNGLFGSSSWLYIILVGFFVGLLGRFFMPGNNRMGCLLTIVLGIIGALLAGWFGQYMGWYAAGEPAGFFGAVVGAVVVLAILRLFSGRR from the coding sequence ATGAATGGTCTGTTCGGCAGCAGCAGCTGGCTGTACATCATCCTGGTCGGCTTCTTCGTCGGCCTGCTCGGGCGATTCTTCATGCCCGGCAACAACCGCATGGGCTGCCTCCTGACCATCGTGCTGGGCATCATCGGCGCGCTGCTGGCCGGGTGGTTCGGCCAGTACATGGGCTGGTACGCCGCCGGCGAACCGGCCGGTTTCTTCGGTGCGGTCGTGGGCGCGGTCGTCGTGCTGGCGATCCTGCGCCTGTTCAGCGGTCGCCGCTGA